The stretch of DNA ACAGGAAAGCGGGAGAGCGATTCGCCAATCCGTTGATCGAACAAAACGGCCAACTACTAGAACGAGACGAAAATGCTTATGGCCCCGATATTTTTGCCAATTATGTCATTGACTTTATTACGCGAAATAAAGAGAAACCTTTTTTTATTTATTACCCGATGGTGCTCGTCCACAATCCCTTTGTCCCAACACCTGATTCGGATGCATGGACAGACCTCAAAACCCGCTCTAAACAGGATACGACTTACTTTAAAGACATGGTAGCCTATACCGACAAAATAGTAGGGCGCATCCAACAACATCTCCAAAAACTTGGCCTGGAGGAAAATACCATTTTACTCTTTACAGGCGATAATGGTACTAACCGGGCTATTGTTTCAAAAACCCAAGATGGCCCCATTTACGGCTTCAAAGGCAATACAACCTTGGCGGGAACACACGTTCCCTTTATCGCTAGCTGGCCTGCCAAAATTAAAAAAGGTAAAATACATGATGGCCTGATTTCCTTTAGCGACTTCTACCCTACCCTCGCCGCCCTCGTCGGCCAAAAGGTGGACAGCGATGGCCAAAGCTTCCTCCCCCTCCTCAATGGAGCATCCTATCAATCGCCCGAGACCCTAATGGTGCACTATGACCCACGTTGGGGAAAAGAGGTCAATGCCTTTCGCAATCTATTTGCCCAAACAACTAAGTATAAACTCTACCAGGATGGTAAAATGTATGATCTCCACAAAGATCCGTTGGAACAATCGCCACTGCAACAACAGGAACTGACCGACAACTTACTGGCCATCCGACAACAACTCCAATCGGTGCTAGACCAAGCGCCTAGGTGGGAGTGAAAGGTGAATCAAAATCAAAATGTGAATCAAAATCAAAATGTACGGGGTTGTACTTCTCTAGTCCCCCCATTTTGATTTTAATTTCAATTGCCATTTTGATTTAAAAAATCCCAGCCACCTCACATTTTGATTTTAATTTTAATTGCTATTTTGATTTAAAAATCCACCTTCTTTTAACGCACACTCTAAAAAAACGCAAAAATGCTCGAAAAAACGTACAACTTTGAAGATCGATTAGTCCAATTTGCGGGGGAAACTATCTTATTCTGTGAATCACTTCCTAAGGATAATATTGGAAAATACTATTTTGACCAAATGATGCGCTCCACAGGAGGAGCTGCATTGAATTTCGGAGAAGCCCAAGGAGCCAATACGACCAAGGATTTTATTCATAAAATGTCTATCGTCTTAAAAGAATTAAAAGAAACAAGGATTTCTTTGAAAATATTGGCTTATGTAAATTATGGTGACACCCAAAAAAGAAGCATATTACTTTCAGAAGGGGATGAACTTTCTGCCATAAGTGCTAAAATGATTCTGAATAAAAAATGACACGAGTGAATCAGAAGAATCAAAATCAAAATGTGAATCAAAATCAAAAGAATCAAAATCAAAATGTGAATCAAAATCAAAAGAATCAAAATCAAAATGTGAATCAAAATCAAAATGTACGGGGTTGTACTTCTCTTGCCCCCCCATTTTGATTTTGATTTCAATTGCCATTTTGATTTAAAAACCACAGCCACACCCCCATTTTGATTTTAATTTTAATTGCCATTTTGATTTAAAAAACCACAGCCACCCCATTTTGATTTTAATTGCCATTTTGATTTAAAAACCACAGCCACACCCCCATTTTGATTTTAATTTTAATTGCCATTTTGATTTAAAAAATCCGCCATGCAAAAGAACGCCATCATCAACTTCGCAATCATCGGCACCGGTGCCGTCGCCATACACCATGTTAAAAGTATCCAGGAATTGCCCAATGCTCGTTTGGTAGCCGTTTGCAGTTCTTCACCAGAAAGAGCACTCCTCGCCAAAGAAAAATTTGGTGTCCCTGCTTATTCCGATTACCACGAGTTATTAGCAAAAGAAGATATTCAGGTGGTATGCATTTGTACAGCAAGTGGCGATCACCTCGAACCTACCTTAGCCGCCGCGGCCGCAGGAAAACATATCCTGACGGAAAAACCCCTGGAAGTAAGCCTTGAACGTGCCGATCAAATGATAAGGGCCTGTAAAGAAGCAGGTGTAAAACTAGGATGTATCTTCCAAAATCGTTTTAACCCGGACTTCCAACAATTGGAGCAGGCGGTGAAAGCAGGCGAATTAGGCGAGCTAATCCTCGGCAATGCCTATATCAAATGGTTTCGAAGTAGCGAGTATTACGCTTCAAGTGACTGGAGGGGCACCCTGGCAGGTGATGGCGGAGCAGCGCTCATTAACCAGGGCATTCATACCATAGATTTGCTCCAATCCATTATGGGCGCCGTCGAAAGTATCTATGGCAAAGTCCGAACGACCAAACACGCCATCGAAGGAGAAGACCTGGGTGTCGCTATGCTTACGTTCAAAAATGGCGCGCTCGGAACCATCGAAGGCAGCACAGCTATCTACCCCGGCTACCCGGAACGGCTCGAAATTTATGGCAAAAAAGGAACGGTCATTCTGGAAGGGGGAAAAATAAGCACCTGGGATATAGTAGGTAAGTCATCCCCTTTACTAGCCAAAAAAGACGGGCCAGCCTCCGGTGCGGCAGATCCCAACGCCATTGGACACCAGGCACACAAAGCCCAGATTAAGGATATGATAGAAGCAATTGCTGAAGATAGGTCTCCTATTATTGATGGGGAAGATGCGCGCAAAGCCCTGGCAATTATTCAGGGAATTTACCAGTCGTCAAAAACGGGGCAAGTGATTAGGCTCTGAGGTACTCAGGGGGTGACTTAGCTTAGGTGTACTAGCACTAAGTCACCCCCTGAGTCCGTCGAGGCTACTTGCCGCCGCCTCTTTTGGCCTTCATATCAAAGACATTCCCTTCTACCTCTACGCCACCTTTAAAGGTTCCTTCCACAAATTCTCCACTGATATTGCAGGAATATCCTTCAGCATTGACCGAACAGCTCATTTTGTTCCCATCCATTTTGAGGTTTTTCAAGGGTGATTTTTGTCCATTGGAAACCAGGTTGCCAACGTAAGCCCCATCAACCTTACTCAATTCCAGGGTTCCGCGATAATCACCATCTGGTGTTACGACCTCATATTCCCAACTTCCGCTGAAATCAGCCTTTTTAGCAGATTGTGCCTGTAAGGCAAAAGTCCCCAAAAAAAGGACACACGCAGTCAATAGTAATTTCATTGTTCTAATTTTTTTGAAAAATGTTATTTGGTATACTTCTGAAAAATAAAAATACAGATTATTTTAAATTACACCCTAATTTTTCTCCTAATCCAATGGCGTAGTAGCCTTCGAATGGCGCACCAATACTATCGACTGCACATAATCGGTTGTTACCCCATCCTTTAAATAGACACTATTGGATGGCCAAATAAGGTCTTGCTCAAAAGGTGAGTTGGATAAATCTAATTGAAAAAGCGTGAAATCCCCAGAAGCTATTTTCCCAAAATCCCTAATAAACAACAAATTAGAGAAATTTGCTTCTCGGTATGGATCCTTCAATAAAGCTTTGCAATCATGGTAGACGTACAACATAGAATATATCGATCCTTGTAAAGGAGAATTGGCATCGTTATTCATTTTAGCCGCCAGCCAACTTATTTCTTCTACCGCTTTTTGATACACATGGTTGGCTCCCCACTGACCAAAACTGTTCCCATTCTCAAATAAATCCCTGTAATGAAGCACATTTTCAAAAATCAGGGCTTCTCTTTGGGTAGAGAAAATATCGTCATTCCGGGCTTCAAAGGTGTGAATAACCAATTGATTGACAGCTTGAAAGGATTCAAAATGATCACCTAAATAGGTTTCCAAGGCAGGTGACTGGTTTAGCATTAGGGCTTGTATTTCAAGGGCCAGCTCGTATAGCTTTGGGTAATCATCATTATTGATCTCAACCAGTTGGGTGAGGGTGGTGACCGCTGAGGAGAAAAAGGAAGGGGGATCTTGTGCAGGAAGCAAATCCAACATCATCCATTGTGCATTGCGGGCTTGATGCTCTACATCAATGCCTATTAACCTGAATCGCTTGGCTACAGGTAAAGACTGGTAAAGCACTCTCACTTTTTGCCAATGCTGCTTGGCCTCCTTTGTCCAGCTAAATGTGTTTTTCAAGGGTGCAAATAGGCGCGTTAAAATTTCTTCGTCACCATTTTCAAGGTACTGACTGAGAAAATAACAAAAACTGAGGGGTAATTCGGGTACATAATAATCCAACCAGTCTTCTTCCACCAAGTATTGAAGCATCATCAACTCTAAATCATAATTAGCGGCCACTCCATGGGTCTCTCCCGTCATAATAAATTTATGCTCGGAGAGCATAGACTTCAGCGTGGCCAAGTTGATAGGGGTATTAACATCAATCCCCATTGCATGATCCTCCAAATAATCAAAAGCAGAACGTGGCATTTTCTGGTTAGGACCATTGGCGCTAGGGCAGGCCCAAAAGCATAAAAGTAGCAGCCCTCCAAAGGAAATGCGAAGTATGGTAAAGAAACTATACCGATGCCCCATAAAAAACAGATTCATCCACCACTATGGTCGTTAATTCTACCTTGTGCCCATCTGGGTCTAAAGTATAAATAGAGTGAAAAAAGACATGGTCTTGAAAATCATAAACAAGTCCCATTTCTTCATAACGCTGTTGGGCTTTTTCAAAGTTCGTCCGATCTACATTAAAAGCGAAATGGTCAATTTTTAGCCAATCCTTGCTTCCCAACGTTTGAGGATTAGGTGTTTTGACAGGAAATAGCGCAACGCCCGTCTTGCCCGATAGCATAAATATTGGAAAGGGGCCCCATTCTGCAAAAGTATAGCGCTTCAATCCCAAAACCTCCTCATACCACTTGGCGGAGTGCTCCAGGTCTTTTACCCGGATGGCAACATGGTCTAAAAATTGTAATTGAATACCCTCCATCCTTTTTAAACAAACCTCTCACCAGAAAAGATGAATTCTTTTAGCTTTTCTTTCAGCAGTAGACCATTTTTGTTCGTCAGGCAAGGCGGCAACGATGACTGGCCCACAGCGGGAGCTGGTGAAGCAACAGTAGTGGAGGTTGGGCTTGAGGTTTTTTTTGGACGGGGAGGTATTGGAGGTTGAGAGGTAATGGAGGGAAATGGCTTGAGGTTTTTTTTTAAGACGTGAAGGTAGTGAAGGAGCAGATCCCCCTTTCCTCCATTACCTCCACGTCCAAAGAAAACTGAGCCTTAGCCCAAGGTTTCTCTATCCCTTAGTTCCCTGACTTCACCCTACTTTGCTCTTCCTCTAATCCCGTTTTGCGACGACGAGCGTCTTTTACCTGGGTGTTTCCAAGCATGTAAGAGAAGTTCACCCGAAGACG from Saprospiraceae bacterium encodes:
- a CDS encoding four helix bundle protein, translated to MLEKTYNFEDRLVQFAGETILFCESLPKDNIGKYYFDQMMRSTGGAALNFGEAQGANTTKDFIHKMSIVLKELKETRISLKILAYVNYGDTQKRSILLSEGDELSAISAKMILNKK
- a CDS encoding sulfatase-like hydrolase/transferase — encoded protein: MTNKLLFLLFLATFGLGGCKSVIAPPGNANPPNVILIMADDMGYECLSSNGSLSYQTPVLDQIAAKGIRFTNCIAQPLCTPSRVKIMTGQYNFRNYENFGYLNPNQPTFGQFMKKAGYATAIAGKWQLNGLSFELAGYQDNKRPHHFGFDEYCLWQLTQDRKAGERFANPLIEQNGQLLERDENAYGPDIFANYVIDFITRNKEKPFFIYYPMVLVHNPFVPTPDSDAWTDLKTRSKQDTTYFKDMVAYTDKIVGRIQQHLQKLGLEENTILLFTGDNGTNRAIVSKTQDGPIYGFKGNTTLAGTHVPFIASWPAKIKKGKIHDGLISFSDFYPTLAALVGQKVDSDGQSFLPLLNGASYQSPETLMVHYDPRWGKEVNAFRNLFAQTTKYKLYQDGKMYDLHKDPLEQSPLQQQELTDNLLAIRQQLQSVLDQAPRWE
- a CDS encoding VOC family protein, with translation MEGIQLQFLDHVAIRVKDLEHSAKWYEEVLGLKRYTFAEWGPFPIFMLSGKTGVALFPVKTPNPQTLGSKDWLKIDHFAFNVDRTNFEKAQQRYEEMGLVYDFQDHVFFHSIYTLDPDGHKVELTTIVVDESVFYGASV
- a CDS encoding Gfo/Idh/MocA family oxidoreductase; this translates as MQKNAIINFAIIGTGAVAIHHVKSIQELPNARLVAVCSSSPERALLAKEKFGVPAYSDYHELLAKEDIQVVCICTASGDHLEPTLAAAAAGKHILTEKPLEVSLERADQMIRACKEAGVKLGCIFQNRFNPDFQQLEQAVKAGELGELILGNAYIKWFRSSEYYASSDWRGTLAGDGGAALINQGIHTIDLLQSIMGAVESIYGKVRTTKHAIEGEDLGVAMLTFKNGALGTIEGSTAIYPGYPERLEIYGKKGTVILEGGKISTWDIVGKSSPLLAKKDGPASGAADPNAIGHQAHKAQIKDMIEAIAEDRSPIIDGEDARKALAIIQGIYQSSKTGQVIRL